The Nothobranchius furzeri strain GRZ-AD chromosome 6, NfurGRZ-RIMD1, whole genome shotgun sequence genome includes a region encoding these proteins:
- the zgc:122979 gene encoding dnaJ homolog subfamily B member 5 gives MVLIWTQFGVKQKNGNVKCKVRVMHRGDSSGSSSSAEGTKCEQDTPCLSIKPTGKDFYKVLGVTPDSNEDEIKKAYRKMALKFHPDKNSDADAEDKFKEIAEAYEILTDPKKRSIYDQFGEEGLKNGIAPSQGNLFRNNFPSDPHATFSSFFHNSDHFDSYFSSDGDSEDDLFNPFRRFPFSHLSGFAGYEAGQHKGQRRLQGDAIVHDLPVTLDDVMHGCAKQVKITRSRLNPDGRSLRNEEKVLNVVVKKGWKAGTRITFPREGDETPNNTPADITFILRDEDHPSYKRDGSNIVYTAQITLKEALCGCTVNVPTLDSRMMPLPCSDVIKPGAVRRLRGEGLPLPKSPSQRGDLVVEFQVLFPDRIPPQSREIIKHSLGQC, from the exons ATGGTTCTGATCTGGACCCAGTTCGGTGTGAAGCAGAAAAACGGCAACGTGAAGTGCAAAGTGCGAGTCATGCACAGGGGGGACAGCTCcggctcatcatcatcagcg GAGGGCACCAAGTGTGAGCAGGACACGCCCTGTCTGTCCATCAAACCCACCGGCAAAGACTTCTACAAAGTCCTGGGTGTCACCCCTGACTCCAACGAAGATGAGATCAAGAAGGCCTACAGGAAGATGGCTCTGAAGTTCCACCCAGACAAGAACAGCGACGCCGACGCAGAGGACAAGTTCAAAGAGATTGCAGAGGCCTACGAGATCCTGACTGACCCCAAAAAGAGAAGCATTTACGATCAGTTTGGAGAGGAAG GCCTTAAAAATGGCATTGCTCCAAGCCAAGGCAACCTCTTCCGCAATAATTTCCCCAGCGATCCCCATGccaccttctcctccttctttcaCAACTCCGACCACTTTGACAGCTACTTCAGCAGCGACGGCGACAGCGAAGACGACCTCTTCAACCCCTTCAGGCGGTTTCCTTTCAGCCACCTGAGCGGCTTCGCTGGCTACGAGGCCGGCCAGCACAAAGGCCAGCGACGGTTGCAGGGTGACGCGATTGTGCACGATCTGCCGGTGACCCTAGACGATGTGATGCACGGCTGCGCGAAGCAAGTGAAGATCACCCGCAGTCGCCTCAACCCCGATGGCCGGAGCCTGCGAAACGAGGAGAAGGTGCTAAATGTGGTGGTGAAGAAGGGCTGGAAAGCAGGAACCAGGATCACCTTTCCCCGGGAGGGAGACGAGACACCCAACAACACCCCTGCAGACATCACCTTCATCCTCAGGGATGAAGACCACCCAAGCTACAAGAGAGATGGCTCCAACATCGTCTACACTGCCCAGATTACCCTCAAAGAG GCTCTCTGCGGTTGCACGGTCAATGTCCCGACGCTCGACAGCCGGATGATGCCTCTCCCCTGCAGCGACGTCATCAAACCCGGCGCCGTCCGACGACTGAGGGGAGAGGGGCTGCCACTGCCCAAGAGCCCGTCCCAGAGAGGCGACTTGGTGGTGGAGTTCCAGGTGCTCTTCCCTGACAGGATCCCACCGCAGTCCCGTGAGATCATCAAGCACAGCCTGGGCCAGTGCTAG